The Pseudomonadota bacterium genome segment CGATCAGTGGAACTGCGAAAACCCGGAAGACCTCGAAGGCCCGTACGCGGCATGCTGCGACGATGACTACTTCCGCGACATTCAGGAACGTGCCTGGGCTTCACCGATCTACTTCGACCCGAGCGTGACCGCAGCCGTGTCGCACTTGCCCTAAGTCCTCGTGCGTAAGCGGAGCAGCATCTGGCGCGACCCCTTCGTGCTGTTTGCCATCGGCGGTGTCGCCCTGTTCCTGATAGCCGCTGCCGTTGAGCGCAGCGCTGAGGAAGGCGCCACGAGGCTGCCGAGACAGCTGCTTATCACCCACGCCAAGCAAGAGGAGCTGCGCACGCAATTCGAGCGCGCCAACGGCCGTGCGCCGACCGCAGAGGAACACGCGGCAGCGGTCGAGCGCCACGTGCGAGAGCGCATCCTCTTTGAGCAAGCCGTGGCCTGGGACATGCACCGCAACGATGTGGTCGTACGTCGTCGCCTGGTCGAGCGCGTGCGCATGCTATTTGGCAACTACGCGCCAACCGATCGAGATGAGACCGATCTACAAGCCACCTACGAGCAGTACAAGGAGCGCTTCCTGGCGCCGGCCAGCATCGGGTTTCGCCAGATCTTCATCGATCGTGACGTACACGGCGAGGACGCCCTCGAGCACGCCCGAGCCCTTAAGGAGACGCTGCGGGAAACTGGCAGCGCCGAGGGCGACCTGTGGTACCAAGCGCCGACCGAACCCCCGCGCAGCCTGCCGCGAATCAGCGCTCTCATGGGGCAGGACTTTGCGGCGGCCTTGGACTTACTGCCGGCGGGTGAGTGGTCCCCTCCTGTCGCCTCGAGCTACGGCTACCACCTAGTGTTCATCGAGGAGAAGACCCCGGCTCGCCAAGTGCCACTGGAGGAAGTGCTAGAGCAGGTTTGGGTGCTCCATCGCAGGGAGCGCGAGCGCGCTAGCTTCGCGACTTTCAGCGATCGTCTGAGGGCTCGCTACGAGGTTACCATCGAGCCGCCACCAGCGAGTGCCTCCGATGGCGCGCGCTAGTTCGATGCTGCTTCGCTGGTGCTCAGCCTTGCTCTTCGTGCTGCTTGCGCTGGGCGCAAGTGCGCACGGTTTCCGGCCGGCGGAGCTGGAGATCGACGAGGTAGGTGGTGGGGTCTTTCTCGTGCGATGGGCGCCCAACGATGCAGCAGAAGCCACCGAGTTTGTGGGCATCGATCCCCTCCGTGTCACCCTCCCTGAGCACTGCGAGCGAACCCGCTTTCTCGGCGACGGCACCGCCGATTACTACCGACTCGATTGTGGCGCTGAGGCACTAGACGATGCATGTGTCCGTGTGCAGGGTTTCGCCAGCTCCAATGCGCAAGCGATTGCGAAGCTGCGCCTGAGCGGCGGCGGCTCGAGCAGCCGCCTGCTCACCTACGGCGATGATACGTGGTGTCTGGACTCGCCGCCGGGATGGAAGGACAGTTCAGCCAGCTACCTCTCCGCCGGCCTAGTGCACATTCTTGGCGGCTTCGACCACCTGCTCTTCTTGCTCACGCTGGTGCTTATCTTCCACCACACCACCCTACGTCTCGCGCTGATCACTGCCTTCACGGCCGGCCACAGCTGCTCGCTGGCTCTGGCCACGCTCGGCTGGCTCACCCCACCGATGGCAGCAATCGAGATCCTCATCGCCTGGACCGTCGCCTTTGCTGCTTATGAAGCTTATCAGGCTACCGACCGTCGCGGTGCCGGCGCCGAATCGATCACGCAACGACTACCCTGGCTGGTGACTGGCGGCTTCGGGTTCGTGCACGGCTTTGGATTCGCGTCGGCCCTGCGAGAGATAGGCTTCACCGACGGCCAGGAGCTGTTCCTGCCCCTACTCTCCTTCAACCTCGGAGTCGAGGTCGGACAGATCCTCGTGTTGGCGGTGGTCCTGGTAGCGGAGTCCGCGCTGCATCGCCTTGCGCTGGCGAGCACCAGCGCGCGTCACCTGGCGAGAGCGGGCAGTTTGGCCATCGGCAGCATCGCGATGTACTGGGTCTTGGAGCGGGGAGCTGGGCTGTTACTCAAAGCGTGACCCCTAGTAACATCGATGTGATCAGGCGAAGTAGCGCGTCGGATCAGCAACGCCGGCGGCTTCAAATCCCTCGCGTCGAAGATGGCAGGCGTCGCAGCGGCCACATGCGCGACCGGCCTCGTCGGCACGGTAGCAGGACACGGTCATCGCATAGTCCACCCCCAGCACTTCACCCGTGCGAATGATCTGCGCCTTCGAGAGCTGAATCAGGGGCGCCTTGACCTGCATGGTGCTCCCGCTGACACCCGCTTTGGTGGCAAGCTTGGCGAGCCTCTCGAACTGCTCGACGTACTCAGGGCGACAGTCTGGATAGCCAGAGTAATCCACCGCGTTCATACCTGCGAAGAGGTCCGTCGCGCCGATTACCTCCGCGTAGGCTAAGGCGAGCGATAGCATGACGGTATTTCTGGCAGGCACGTAGGTGGGAGGTATCTCATCGGTGCTGGTACCCGCCTCGGGCACTTCGATCGCCTCGTCGGTCAGAGCACTGCCGCCCAGGCTTCCAAGCTCAACCCGGACCACACGATGGGCCACGGCGCCTAAGGCGCTCGCTACTCGCTCGGCGGCCTCGAGCTCCGCCCGATGGCGCTGACCGTAGTCGACGCTCAAGGCATGGCAGGCGTAGCCGCCTTCGCGGGCGATGGCCAACACGGTGGCCGAATCCAAGCCCCCCGAGAGCAGTACCACGGCGCGCGGCCTATCCACGACTTCGCTCATACGCCCGGCATGTCACCCCAAAGGTACTTATGCAGCTGTACCTGCAAGCGCACCGGCAAACGGTCGGCGACGATCCAATCGGCGAGCTCGCGAGGCGCAAGTACTTCGTGGCTTGGCGACAGAAAGACTGGACAGCGTTGGGCCAGGGCGTGCTCCGCGATAAAGCGCCGACTCCATTCGTAGTCGGCTCGATCGGTGAGCACGAACTTTACCCGATCGTTGGCGCCGAGCAGCTCCAGATTGCTAGCGAGGTTTCGATGCACCTCTCCCGAGGCCGGGGTTTTGATGTCCACAACGCGAACCACGCGTGGATCGACCTCGCCGATGGCGAGAGCACCGCTAGTCTCCAGCGACACGCGGTGGCCCTCATCGCACAAGGCACGCATCAAGGGCAGCACGGATCGCTGAGCCAAGGGTTCGCCACCCGTAACGCAGACGTGCTCGACCCCGTTTGCTGCCACCTGCGATAGGATCTCCTCCACGGCCATCACCTCCCCACCGCCAAAGGCATAGGCCGTATCGCAATAGACACAGCGCAGTGGGCACCCCGTCAACCTAACAAATGTTGTAGGTGCACCGGCGGTGTCGGCCTCGCCCTGTAGGCTCAGGAAGATCTCACTGATGCGCAAGCGGTGGGCGGCGCGCGGAGACTCGAAAGACGAGCGCTGCGTAGGCGAGGTGGCGCTCAAGGCCCGCCCTACCGGCCTTCCTGCTGCATACGGTCGAGGCGGTCCGCGGCGAGCCGTGCAGCAGAGCTGCCGCCGTAGCGCGCTAGCACCTCTTCGAGGGTGGCGCGGGCCTGCCCCCACTGCTGCAGTTCGTAGTGGCAAAAGCCTAACTTCAGCTGGGCGTCGGCGGCCTTGCTCGAGCGTGGGTATTCGGCCAGCACTCGTGCGAAGGCATCACGGGCAGTTTGGAAATCGCGCCGCACGTAGAAGGTCTCGCCGTACCAATACTGGGCTGCGCCGGCAAGGTTGCTCTGGGGCTGTGCGCGTACAAGTTCCGCGAAGACCTCCCGAGCCTGCTCGTACTGCTGGCGCTTGAGCAGGTCGAAGCCATTGTCGTAAAGCTCCGAGTCGCTAAGCGGCGTGGCCAGGGCGTTAGCGGGATCGGCAAGAGGCGCCGAGGCAGCACCGCCAACGCGGGGCGCGGACTCTACGGCACGCACTCGATCCTCGATCTGCACGAACATGTTTCGCTGGTTCTGTTCCAGCGTTGCCATGCTATTGCCCGTGACCTCGACATCTCCGCGCAGGAGTCGCACCTCCTCCTGCAGGCGCTGCAATTCGCCAACCATGCTCACCATGCCTTCGTTGTCGAGGCGCGACTCAAGACTGCTCAGGCGGGACTCGAGCTCGCCGATCTTCAACAACACCGGATCATCCTCGGGCGGAACGGTAACGCACCCCGCCGCGACCACCCCGGCAATGGCCACTAGCGCCACCGCATAGGTCCGAGCGCTAACGGCCATAGACGATCTCCACGCGACGGTTTGCAGCGAAGCTTGCATCGTCCTGCCCGAAGACAGCGGGCCGCTCCTCGCCGAAGCTAACGGTGGCGAGGCGCGTGGACGGCACGCGTAGGGAAAGCAGCGCCTGGCGCACTGCTTGCGCCCGCCGTTCGCCTAAGCCGATGTTGTACTCGCGCGAGCCACGCTCGTCCGTGTGCCCCTCGAGGCGCACGGACACTACGCCGTTGTCGACGATGTAGCGGGCGTGGCGGGCGAGGAGCTCGGCGTACTCGGCACGTACGTCACTGCGATCGTAGTCGAAGTAGATGACCGTCTCGCGGGGCGGCGCCGGGCCGCGTCCGGCGCTGCCGTCGACGGTGCCACCGCTGATGCCCTCGCCGCTACCGGTGCCGTAGGTCGCGCCCCCGTTCCCCACCAGGGCGCTGCTGTCCGCTCCATCGGACCCCTCCGCAAACCCCCCGTTGCTACTGCCGGTGCTGGCACAACCGGTGGCCAGGACCAGCGCACCGAGCGCTGCCAAGGTCATCGCGACCTGCCTGAACTTATGCATAGATGCTCCTGTTTGCTGGCCCGACGTCGCCTACCCTGGCCGTGCCGTGCCCCTGCTGATCGCGAAATGTTACCTGTTGCGGCGGTTGCGCGCTCGTGCGCGCACGCAGGTCACCGCCGGGCCGCCAAGGGCCCCCATACGGGCTCACGCACATCGCGGCCTTGGGAGGCGAGTCGCTGCTGCACGGAACCATCGACGGCCACCGCCGCCAGCACCCCGGCACCCTGCTCCTGGGTGGCGTAGATGATCATGCTCCCATTTGGGGCGAAGCTCGGGCTCTCGTCTAAACGTCCGTCGGTCAGTACCTGTAACGCGCGGCTGCGCAGATCGAGGACCGCGATCCGATAGTTACCGCCGTCGTTGTGCACCATGGCCAAGCGTGACTCGTCCGGCGACAGGCGTGGGCGAGCGTTGTAGGCGCCCTCGAAGGTTACCCGCTCGGTCTTGCTCGTATACACATCGGTACGGTAGATCTGAGGGCCACCCGCGCGGTCGGATGTAAAGTAGAGCGTCCGTCCGTCGCGCGACCACACCGGCTCGGTGTCGATACCGCGGCTTCGGGTCACCTGCTGCAGTTCCTGGGTATCCACGTTGAGTACGTGAATGTCGAGGTCCCCGTTGCCGTCGGATAGGGCCAAGGCCAGCTTGTTGCCGTCCGGTGACCAAGCCGGTGCGCTGTTCACGCCCTGGCGGGAAGACACGCGGGTCTGCTCCCCTGTGGCGAGCTCCTGCACATAAATCGCGGAGCGATCATCCTGGAAGGAGACGAAGGCCAGGCGGTGCCCCGCTGGCGACCAGCTCGGTGACATGATGGGCGCCGGAGAGTCGAACACGGCCAGCGCGTTCTCGCCGTCTGCGTCGGCCACGAACAAGCGATAGCGCTCGCTGCCCGCCCCACCGTCCTTGGTGATGTAGGCGATCCGCGTCGCGAATACACCCGGCGTTCCGGTCAGGGCCTCGTAAACCTGATCGGCTACCAGGTGGGCGGCCGTGCGCAGCTGGGCCCGCTCCGCAACGATGCGGTACGCGAGCAGCTGCTGAGCCCGGACCACGTCGAAGACTTCGAACTCAATCTGCACCGAGTCTTCGCCGCCACCAGTGAGGCGGCCGACCACGATGGCGTCGACGCCGAGCAGACGCCAGTCGCCAAAGTCGACCTCGGTGCCGGTGCTTGGCCGCGCCAACATGTCCGCGCGGTCGATCGGCGCAAAGCGTCCGCTGCGGGTGAGATCCGCATCCACCACCGCCGCGACGTCCAAGTTCATCGCCACGCCATTAGTTGCGAAGGGCACGACGGCTACCGGGGTCGCGTTGGCCTCTCCCTTGGTAATCTCGATGACCAGCTGAGCGTTAGCCACCATCGACGTGCAACACAGCGTTGCTAGCAGCGCTGCGCAGAGCGCCGTCGGCATAAAAAGGGTCGTCGTCTTCCGTGTGTCCATACGCTTAACGCTTCACTCCGGTTCGAAGATGAATACCAGGTACTCGTCGAAGAGGCTGGGATCGGGCGGTGGCGGCAGGGGAGACGCGCGATTCACGGCCCCTTCGATAGAGCGTTTCACGGCATCGTTGCCGTTGCATCGACCGAACTCCACCTTGATGACTTGACCGTCGCGCAGCTGGCGTACGTTCACCTCGCAGGAGAGGCCTGCTTCGGCATCCGGCGGTCGCGCCCAGTTGCGCTCTACCTTTTGCTTCACTTGGGCCTTGTACTGGGCCAGGAGCCCAGCATTGACCTTGGCTTGCCGATCTTCCTCTTCGGCGAGGGCAGCGAGCAGCAGCTGCTCGGCCTCTTTCTGCTGTTGCGCGGCACGCGCCTGCTCGGCTCGGCGACGCTCCTCGGCCTGACGCTGCTCTTCGCGCCGCTTCTCCTGTGCGCGGCGTCGCTCCTGCGCCAAGCGCTGCTCTTCCTTACGTCTCTCTTCGGCCAATCGCTGCGCTTCGGCCTCCGCTTCTGCCTTCGCCCGCGCCTCCCGCCGGGCCTGCGCCTCGCGAGCAGCCTGTTCCTGTGCAGCGCGTTTGGCGTCAGCTTCGCGTTGCAGTTGCACTAGTCGAGCCTGCTCGGTGCGCTGCGCCTGCTCGCGCGCGGCCTGTTCGGCCCGCGCCTGGGAGTCGCGGATCGCCTGCGCCTCGGCGGCCTGCGCGCGAAGGCGAGCCTGCTCGAGATCGGCGAGGCGTCTCACTTCTGCATCCAGCATCGCTGAATCCACCACCACCGCTTCGATCGCCTCGATCGTCGGTCCTCCCGACGCGACCGCTGGCGTGGCCTGGTGTCGCCATCCCAGGCTGAAGACCAACGCCACCAGTACCAATGCATGCACCGCCACCGCGCCTAGCCACGGCAGGACTGAATCTGATAGGAAGCGGATGAAACGTGGGTACCAGCTCATGGGGCGCCTGTAGGAACGCTCAGGTTCCCGCGTCAGGATCGGCCAGTGGTGTTTGGGGCGCGTCAGTCACGAAGCCAATCTTGGCCGCTCCCGCCTGCTGCAGGAGAACCATCCCGCGCACCACGTTGCCGTACGGCACGGCCTGGTCGGCGCGCACTAGGACTGGCGTTTGAGGACTGCGCCTGAGCACGGCAGTGGCGCGAAACAGGGCGGTTGACTCGTCGATCGCCGCATCTTCGTTCTCGCCGACGTTGAGGTAGATGAGCCCATCGCGATCGATCGAGAGCACCAGCGGTTCCTGGTTATCGAAGTCCTCGCTGTCCAACGGCTCAGCGCCCGCCTGGGGAAGGTCTACTTCGATGCCCTGGGTGAGCAGCGGCGCGGTGACCATGAAGATCACCAGCAGCACCAGCATCACGTCGATGTAGGGCACTACGTTGATCTCACCGAGGAGACGACGCCCTCGAGATCTACGGCCCACCGTTGGAAGTCCCCTTGCCGCCAGCGTTCGCCGCGTGACGTTGGAGGATGTTGGAGAACTCCTCGACGAAGGCCTCGAAACGAGTCTCCAGGCGATCGACCTGATCGGCGTAGCGGTTGTAGGCGATTACCGCCGGGATCGCGGCGAACAGGCCCATAGCGGTGGCCACCAGAGCTTCGGCGATACCCGGCGCCACGGTAGCGAGCGTGGCTTGCCCAGCGTCGCCTAGCTCTCGGAATGCGTTCATGATGCCCCACACGGTACCGAACAGTCCCACGTAGGGGCTAGTCGAACCGATCGTTGCTAGGGTCGACAGATTGGTCTCCAGGCGATCGAGCTCCTTGTTCTGATACACGCGCATGGAGCGGCGAGCATTCTCGAGCAGCTTGTCACCACCCAAGGTGCGATCGCCGCGAAGGCGTCCGAACTCGCGGTAGCCAGCTTGGAAGATGCTGCCCACTCCTTCACGCCCGTTGTTCGTATCCTGCAGGCGCTTATAGAGCACGTTGAGATCGCCGCCAGACCAGAACTGGTTTTCGAACTCCTCCGTGTGCGAACGGGCGCGCCCGATGACACGCCAGCGATTGAAGATGATCGACCAAGACATGAGCGAGGCGATCACCAAGAGCAGCATCACCAGCTTCACGGCCAAACTGGCCTGGAGGATGAGCTGGATAAAGGTGAGATCCGGAGAAAGCAATTCGGGCATCAAGTGTTCTCTACGATGGCCGTGGGGATGGCACGGGGGCGAAAGCTGTTCACGTCCAGGCAGGCGCCGCGAATCGACCCTTCCACCAGCAGTTCGCCGTCAACGCTGTCGCGGTAGACATGTTGACCGAAGCGGACGCTCGTGCGCGTGCTGTCGTCTATGCTGACCGTCACCGCCAGCATGTCATTGAAACGCGCGGGCTTGCGAAAGGTCACTTCCGCCTGCACGACCACGAAGATCACGCCCTCCTGCGCCATGAGCGCGTCCTGTTCGAAGCCCTTCGCGCGCAGATATTCCGTACGCGCCCGCTCCATGAAACGCAGGTAGTTGGCGTAGTACACGACGCCACCGACGTCCGTGTCCTCGTAGTACACGCGCACGGGCCAGGCGAACACCTCACTCATCGATCGTTGCCCTCGAACAGGTCCGCAGGTGGCGTGCCGCTGCCGGGGGGTGCGGCTCGCCCTAGCACCTCCCATGCCTTTCGCGTCGCGACGCGCCCGCGCGCCGTGCGCATGAGATATCCCTGCTGGATCAGGTAGGGCTCCAGCACGTCCTCGATCGTACCCCGCTCTTCGCCGAGGGCCGCGGACAGGCTATCGACACCCACGGGGCCACCGTCGAAGTGCTCCACGATGATGCTGAGCAGGCGACGGTCCATCACGTCGAATCCACGCTGATCCACCTCGAGCATGCCGAGGGCCTCTTGTGCCACCGCCTCGTTGATCTGCCCGCCAGCACACACCTGAGCGAAGTCGCGCACACGCTTGAGCAGTCGGTTTGCGATGCGGGGCGTGCCCCGGGAGCGCGCAGCAATCTGTCGAGCCCCCGGTCCGTCGATGGCGACGTCGAGAATCCGAGCCGCGCGCGAGACGATGCTCGTCAGATCATCGACCTCGTAGAACTCGAGTCGTTCCATGATCCCAAAGCGGTCGCGTAACGGCGACGTTAGGAGGCCGGCGCGGGTTGTGGCGCCTACGAGGGTGAACGGCGGCAGGTCGAGTTTGATCGCCCGCGCACCCGGGCCCTCGCCGATCACGATGTCGATCTGGTAGTCCTCCATCGCCGGGTAGAGCACCTCCTCCACCACGGGGCTGAGGCGGTGGATCTCATCCACGAAAAGCACATCGTGGGACTCTAAATTGGTCAGCAAGGCCGCCAAGTCACCCGCCCGCTCGAGAACGGGACCGGAGGTTTGGCGCAGGTTTACGCCCAGCTCGGTGGCGAGGATATTGGCCAGGGTGGTCTTGCCAAGGCCAGGCGGGCCGAACAGGAGCACGTGGTCGAGCGCCTCTCCGCGCCCCCGGGCAGCCTGTACGAAGATATCGAGCTGGCGACGTAACCGGGGCTGGCCGACGAAGTCGTCGAAGCGGCGCGGCCGAATGGCGCGCTCGTAGGCGTCCTCCTCTACACGCGCACCGGCGCCGATGACCCGCTCGTCTTCCTCCATCGGGAGCTCCTCCTTGAGTGTGCTGCAACCGCGCGCGTCAGCCGCGCAAAGCCAATCGCACGATCTGCGCCGTATCCAGGCCGTTCACCTTCAGGTCCTTCAGCATCCTTGATGCCTCAGCGTTCTTGTAGCCAAGCGCGAGCAAGGCCTCGAAGGCCTCGCGACGTCCATCTGCGGGCAACGCCTCGCGCCCCGCAAGGTTGACCCCGAAGGTGCTGCTGGTCGCCTCACCCTGCAGGCGATCGCGCATCTCGACTACAAGACGCTCAGCAGTCTTTTTGCCGATACCTGGTAGGCGGGTTAGGCGGCTCGTATCGCCCTCCTCCACGCAGTGAGCGAAGTCGCTCACGCTGATGCCGGATAGAATCCCTAGGGCCACCTTGGGGCCCACTTTGGAGACGCGAATCAGCTCGCGAAACAGTCCCCGTTCTGCCTCCGTGGCGAAGCCGAACAGCACGTGGGCATCATCGCGCACCACCAAATGGGTCAGTAGGTGGATCGACTCGCCCGTCGCCGGCAGATCGGCGCAGGTGGACATGGGGGCTTCCACCTCGTAGCCCACCCCGCCCACATCGATGACCAGGTCCGGAGGCCGTTTTTCCGCCAGGCGACCGCGAAGGAAGCCGATCATCGCCGTCGTCCCCGGCGTCCACGGGTGGCCCAGGCCTCGCGCAGTAACGCTTGAGCTTCCCCGCGTGAATCTGCCCCCGCACTTGCGCCTGCGGCTTCGACGGCCAGCCCCAATCGCCGCTCCGTACGGCGCACATAGGCGCGACACAGGGCAGCGGCCAGTGCGTCGGCAGCATCCGCCTGAAGGGGACCTTCCTCGGCGAGGAGCAGGCGCACCATCGCCTGCACTTGGCTCTTCTCCGCACCACCACGCCCAGCGACGGCTTGCTTGATCTCCCGCGCGCTGTACTCGTAAACCTGCGGGACCGCATCGACGACGAAGGTGGCGCAGAGCGCCGCGCCGCGCGCCTGGCCCAGCTTTAGGGCGCTATCGACGTTGCGCGAGACAAACACGCGCTCGACAGCAACTTCCGTGGGTTGGAAGCGCACCACGAGCTCGGCGACGGCCGTGTAGATGCCACGCAGTCGCGTGGAGAACTCACCGTTACCGACGCGAATACATCCGTTCGCCACGTGAACCGGATCGCTGTTGGGCAGGGCATCGACGATGCCGTATCCCGTGACGCGTGAGCCTGGGTCGATCCCCAAGATTCGCACGCGTTGCGTGGTCGCCGTCGACTTATCGCGCAGCTCGCTCAGAGTTTCTCCAGGATTTCGTCGGGAATGTCTGCGTTCGAATAAACGTTCTGAACGTCGTCCAGGTCTTCCAGGGCGTCGAGCAACTTGATCATGGTGCCTGCTTCGCCTTCTTCGAGCGTAGCGTTGGTCGAGGCGCGCATCGTGACTTCGGCGTCCTCGGGGGTGAGACCGGCGGCGTTCATCGCCTCGTTCACACGCTCGAACTCGTTCGGGTCCGTGAGCACGTCGATGGAGCCGTCCTCATTCGTCACCACGTCCTCCGCTTCCGCTTCGAGGGCAGCATCAGTGATCGTGTCTTCATCTGCGCCCGAGGCGTAGCTCAGCACGCCGCAGTGATTGAACAGATACGCCACCGATCCGTCCGCCCCGAGGTTGCCACCGAACTTCGAAAAGGCGTGGCGCACCTCAGCCACGGTGCGATTGCGGTTGTCGGTCATGCAATCGACCATCACGGCGACCCCGCCGGGACCGTAGCCCTCGTAGCGAATCTCATCGAGGTTGCCTTCGCCGCCGCCGCTCCCGCGCTTGATCGCACGCTCGATGTTGTCCTTCGGCATGCTTTGCGCGCGGGCCTTGTCCATCGCCAAGCGCAAGCGCGGATTGGAGGTCGGATCGCCACCGCCGAGCTTCGCGGACACGGTGATCTCGCGCGCCAACTTCGTGAACAATTTGCCACGCTTCTTATCCTGTGCACCCTTTCGGTGCTGAATGTTGGCCCACTTACTGTGACCCGCCATTTCGCTCCTCTCGTGCCATTGGCACTCACGGGCTCCGCTACGGCCGCGGGCGCCCTGAAAAAGTTCATGATTTCGCCATTGTAGTGCACTCCGCGGGAGTCTCGCGAGCCGTTGCGCGCTGCCCATCGGCGAATCGATTGCGCGGCACCGAGGCTTGCCCTCGGCGGGCCACGCTGGCGTATCATTCGTCCCGCTGGGGCGTTTCCGCCCCAGTACACTTGCGTACCGCGAGAGCGTCCTCCTTGGTCACGATCACTCGTCCAGACGAAAGCAACGGGCCCGGCACCGCCTCGCGCAGCCGCGTCGCCGCATGGACTGCCGAGGTGCTCGCCGACGCAGAGCGCACCCTCACCACGGACGGCTTCCTGGACGACCTGCGCGAACGCTGCGCACGCGCGGACGCCGTCTCGCAAATCGTGGGCCAGCTCGGGGTGGCTGAGGAGATTGCCCTCGCGACCATGATCCGCCCCTTGCGCGAAGCGGGACTGTGTAGCAACGCCGGCATCGAGGAGCAGTTTGGCACCGAAGTTGCGCAAATGGTCGGCGAGCTGGAGCGAGCCGGGCGCTTCGTGCTGCCCCCGGAATGGTCCCCTGGCCAGGCCTTGGGTGCGGATCAGGCCGAATCCCTACGCAAAATGCTGCTGGCGATCGTGGACGACGTACGCTTGGTACTGGTCTTGCTCGCAGAGCAACTCCACCGCCTGCGCTCGCTTAAGGGAGCGCCAGCCGATGAGCAGGTACGCTGTGCCACGGAGACGCGCGAGATCTACGCACCGCTCGCGAGC includes the following:
- the ybgC gene encoding tol-pal system-associated acyl-CoA thioesterase — its product is MSEVFAWPVRVYYEDTDVGGVVYYANYLRFMERARTEYLRAKGFEQDALMAQEGVIFVVVQAEVTFRKPARFNDMLAVTVSIDDSTRTSVRFGQHVYRDSVDGELLVEGSIRGACLDVNSFRPRAIPTAIVENT
- the ruvB gene encoding Holliday junction branch migration DNA helicase RuvB, encoding MEEDERVIGAGARVEEDAYERAIRPRRFDDFVGQPRLRRQLDIFVQAARGRGEALDHVLLFGPPGLGKTTLANILATELGVNLRQTSGPVLERAGDLAALLTNLESHDVLFVDEIHRLSPVVEEVLYPAMEDYQIDIVIGEGPGARAIKLDLPPFTLVGATTRAGLLTSPLRDRFGIMERLEFYEVDDLTSIVSRAARILDVAIDGPGARQIAARSRGTPRIANRLLKRVRDFAQVCAGGQINEAVAQEALGMLEVDQRGFDVMDRRLLSIIVEHFDGGPVGVDSLSAALGEERGTIEDVLEPYLIQQGYLMRTARGRVATRKAWEVLGRAAPPGSGTPPADLFEGNDR
- the ruvA gene encoding Holliday junction branch migration protein RuvA, producing the protein MIGFLRGRLAEKRPPDLVIDVGGVGYEVEAPMSTCADLPATGESIHLLTHLVVRDDAHVLFGFATEAERGLFRELIRVSKVGPKVALGILSGISVSDFAHCVEEGDTSRLTRLPGIGKKTAERLVVEMRDRLQGEATSSTFGVNLAGREALPADGRREAFEALLALGYKNAEASRMLKDLKVNGLDTAQIVRLALRG
- a CDS encoding YebC/PmpR family DNA-binding transcriptional regulator is translated as MAGHSKWANIQHRKGAQDKKRGKLFTKLAREITVSAKLGGGDPTSNPRLRLAMDKARAQSMPKDNIERAIKRGSGGGEGNLDEIRYEGYGPGGVAVMVDCMTDNRNRTVAEVRHAFSKFGGNLGADGSVAYLFNHCGVLSYASGADEDTITDAALEAEAEDVVTNEDGSIDVLTDPNEFERVNEAMNAAGLTPEDAEVTMRASTNATLEEGEAGTMIKLLDALEDLDDVQNVYSNADIPDEILEKL